TTGACAACCCGTTCTTCGCCCGCTTGTGGACGGTGATGTCCGCCCACGAGACCGAGGCCATCCGTCGGCTGCGGCGGCAGAACCTGGCGGGACTGTCCGGTCGCGTGCTCGAGGTGGGTGCGGGGACGGGAACCAACTTTGAGTTCTACCCAGACACCGTGACGGAAGTCGTTGCCGTGGAGCCCGAGCGACGGCTGGCTGAAATTGCGCAGCACGCGGCCGCCGCGGCACCGGTGCCCGTCACCGTCAGCACCGATACGGTGGAGCAGTACCTGGCGTCCGGTAGTGAGCTGTTCGATGCGGTGGTGTGCTCGCTCGTGTTGTGCTCGGTCGAGGATCCCGATCGTGTTCTGCGGGAGCTGCATTCGCTGTTGAAACCGGGCGGCGAGCTGCGCTATCTGGAGCACATCGCCAGCCGCGGTTGGCGCGCACGCGTGCAGAAGTTCGCCGACAAGACGTTCTGGCCGCGGCTGCTGGGCAACTGCCACACCCATCGTCATACGGAGAAGAGCATCATCGGCGCCGGGTTCGCGGTGTCGCAGGCGCGGCGCGAGTGGACGATGCCCGCGTGGCTGCCGCTGCCGGTGGCCG
The nucleotide sequence above comes from Mycolicibacterium moriokaense. Encoded proteins:
- a CDS encoding class I SAM-dependent methyltransferase, whose protein sequence is MPETVDNPFFARLWTVMSAHETEAIRRLRRQNLAGLSGRVLEVGAGTGTNFEFYPDTVTEVVAVEPERRLAEIAQHAAAAAPVPVTVSTDTVEQYLASGSELFDAVVCSLVLCSVEDPDRVLRELHSLLKPGGELRYLEHIASRGWRARVQKFADKTFWPRLLGNCHTHRHTEKSIIGAGFAVSQARREWTMPAWLPLPVAEFAIGRAVK